The window gtgctctctgattggctcgcATCTCTTACCACCAAGCGTCAATACTGTCGCAAAGCGTTTACAAGTACCGTAAATGAGAAATCACAGTATGAAAGCAATTAAACTACTGTTTACTGTCTGACCTCTGCAGCAATTTATGTCAGTGCTTCACATCTAATGAGATATTACTTGTTTTAGAGGGAAATGTAGTGGGGAAATACTTGTGACAAACAAgtgactactactactacagctGACTCCATTCGAATAATGTGACTCCTCATCACAGGTTATGGTTATAGTGTTGACATGAGTTacaagcagtggtggaagaactACCTACTTGTTTAACTCAGTAAAGATAAGTAAAAATGTTCAAGTAcaagtaaaaatactgcatttaaacTCTagtaaaatgacaaaagtaTTACCATCAAAAtttacttaaagtaccaaaagtagaAGTCCTCACTCTGCAGAATGGCACATTTCAGAACAATTTATGTTATACCTTTGGATTAGAATTCCAATCCATAATACATCATTGAGTTgattatgtatattttttattaataatcttaatctgcaaagccACAAGTAACAAGtactgttaaataaatgtagtggggTTAACTCAGTATTCGCCTTCAAAATGCAGTTAAGTAGAAGAATAAAGCAAcattaaatggaaaaattaaAGGAAAGTAAAGTACGAACACCATAAAATTATACTTACTGCAGCACTTTGTTAGATTTCACCACTGTGCAGTTCAACccgagggttttttttttgtttctcagatTGATTCATCTGAAATATCCAATATttgaccagaaaaaaaaacaactaaatttAGTGAAAATTCAGATAAAACTAGGTATCATTTTCACAGAGTAGTTGGTTTGTATTTCTCATAACATTAATCATGTTGTAACCCTTCAGATTTAGTGTACTGGGGATTCATGGGAGGTCCTGTCCCTCTACTTGCAAATGACTGCGCTTCATTACATTATATTAAAGCTACACTTCCTTCAAATTCTCAGTAGATAGATAACCAAATAGAAACCATAATCACCAGAAGGGATACCATCTATTTAGATTTAGATGGTGATGTTAATGATTTGAGattgaaaaatgaagcaaagcACAAAATTTAGGTTTAATTGGCAATAAATGCCACATTACATGGTTTAGGGAAAACATGTAAACAATTTATTACTAAGTCTTCATTAAGGCCTACAAGACAGATgggcagataaaaaaaaaaaaaaatccattcacaTTCTCGAGTGAGAGTTGTTCCATGTTAGTTTACGTCCTCCTCTGTGGGCTTTTTGAATGTCATTTAGAGAGAAACTGATACTTGATGGATAAACAccaccacacaaacaccacGGAAGATTTAAGGGCAAAAAGTcaattttaataaaaatgaccatataacatttattaaaatctaataaaattacaattttaAACCTACTTCCTTTCAGGCCCATGATGTGGGGTGCCAGGTCCCAgtgttgaaaataaatacatattgttGTAGACTGAAGCTGCAGACGTTCAATCAACTTCCTTccttattgttattattccttgttgctgttcttcttctcttgccGCAGTCTCTTGATTTGTCACAGTGAAGCAGATATAAACAgggacacacacattcaacagcaggaaaacatgtTCTGAAGCCACAGGAGGGTTGGAATTAGTCTACATTGCATGTGTGTAGTTCACGGATATCTCAAAACATGTTTcaatatgcatgtgtttgtttgttaaaagcAGAGTCCTTAACCAGTCAGTCCACATCTCTGGTGGAGTCTTCATACCTCGGCTGAGGTGCACCATGCATCCcattaaaagataaaacaagagTGTGTCAAGGTCTTCCTCATGTAGTGTATCATTTGATCGGAatggaaagaaacacacaagcatTCTTTAAATTCAAAGAACATGTATGTATTCTGTTCCATGAAGGATAAATTCGATattttaggggaaaaaaaaaagaattttgattgagaagattgataccactcatgCCTGTACAATTATCATGAAGCTACAGACAGTAACcggttagcttagtttagcacaaagactggaaactgagggaaactgctagcctggtAGCAAAATCTGGATACTAGCAATTCTAAAGCTCATTCATTACCTCTGCGTTGTCTCATTTGTGTAACTGTACAAAAAgcatgtaaaaatgacaattctGTGGTTTTCTTGGCCATAACTAAGCCAACCGGCGGCTGAGTGTAGCTTCATGTAGTGCACGGACAAGAGAGCGGTGTCAGTTGTTTATGCAGCTCCCATTAAGAAAGCAAATACGCACATTTCCCATAAGGTCaagcttttccttttaaaatacCTGCtccaaaacaagaaaaagtaacagactgtgtgtgtgtgtgtgtgtgtgtgtgtgtgtgtgtgtgtgtgtgtgtgtgtgtgtgtgtgtgttttgctggcTTAATTTAATCTGTCATATATGACTTAAATACTTATTTCATGACCCCAAAAACAGATGCCactatttaaataaattaaaaaaataaaacaaaaacaaaaaatttcACCAATACTGAAAAGTTAATTTGATATGTTTGGTGGGTTgagataatgtgtgtgtgcgtgtgtgtgtgtgtgtgtgcgcgcgcaggGATGAAGGgttgtacagtattttttttctaatcttaaattaaaaacacagctggaatTCATAAAATACATTCAGTCTCTTTCACACTATCGGCGGGAGAATCTGTTCTTGAAAGCTTTGATAGTTTTGGCCATCATGGGGGCGATTTCTgcgagaggaagaaaacaaaaacaaactgtttgtgacatttaaaagcacacaaacataacTCTGATTCTTCTTATGATTCAAAACTTCAGATCAGGACCTTTAACACACACTTACTTTTGACCTGTGGCTTGTCCCGGGCGgctggtcctcctcctcctccacctaatcctcctcctcctcccccacctgGTGCTAAGGAGCGAGACGAGCTGGGAGAAGGGTTATGTTGGGAGGAAAAGGAGCGGCTTGATTCACCAGCAAAGTCCATGGTAGCCGGCCTTATTCTGAAAGACACGGTAAGAGACAAAAGGTCGGTGATTGCACTGcatattaaaacacagcaaagtcCTGAACTACAAATCAAAgtacagaaaataaattacttcattaaaaattctactggggctgcaactaatgatcagtttgatattttttaaaattttaaggATCAATAATTTCATCTCTAAATTGttataaaacaatgaaacatgcCCATCACACTTTCCCAGAAACTGCAGTGAGGTCTATAATAATCCTGATCCACACATCTGTAAATACTTTACACAGACAGCAGGTGAACCTGGCAGTTATAAATATTAACCTAttggagaaatgtgttttaacatttaaacatttattaacATTGATGTAAACACTAAAAGTAAGTAGGTGAGCCGGCGGTTTCCAGTAGTTCTACAACTGTAAGGCCTGGTGGGAAATACCGTGCAGACACATCCATTGAAAGAGACTCGCACAATATGTTATGATCTGCTGTGAGAAGATGCATAGCTATGATTGAGCTCCTATCAGagtaaatacagcagaaaaacCCTGatgtgcatacagtacatgtataaAACTCACATTTATGCAATTTACATAGACATTTTTTCTATCTCAACAATTGTTACTTCCAGACAAAGCTGATTAAACCCTGCACACAGACTCAGTCCCTCTGAGAGGCCCCTGCTCTAATATGAAGGTGAGGACAGTGTCAGCAGGTGAGGCAGCAGCACTGACTTGATGGGAGCTGCAGCTGCGGTGGAGGCAGCTGTGGACGATCCACCGATGGTGCCGAACTTCTCCTGTCGGCGGCGGACATCACGCGGTGGTTTGGCGACAGAATTCACAAACGCCATCTTAACCTGCCGCCCTgccagggaaaaaaaacacaccactcACGCTGAAACACCAACACTCAAAGACCTTCAGAAAACGAATattcaacatcaacattttttgaGTAATTGATGCccatttttgctgctttttagtGCAGGCTGATCTTAAAAAAAGTGACTCGGGCTGCTACCTTAAACATCTCTCAGGTGTTCCTTGAGATCCAAAGCTTGAGTCAGTAAAAGCTTCTCGTACCTTTGGGCTTGTTGGCGTGTGCCGAGGAGATGTTCTGGGTGAGCATCCTCAGTCGCTCCTCTCGCTCGTCGTGCAGCCTCAGGTACATCTCCCTCCACGACTCGTACTCCTGAGGAGACTCGCGCTTGAAGTCCCGCTGACAGTGACGCATCCACAGCTCGTCAGACTCCTCCGTAAACCACTGAAACAAGACGGATCAACAGGCAAGGCCATCAGTCTTCCCACACTCCACACTCACTTCgcttgtatttttttcctccctcagatgtttgtttgttgcactTTATGATGCACAGGTGTTACAGAAGGGGAATGTGAACAGGTACATCAGCACGGACTGAACAGAAAAGAGGATGAGGTGGACACTTTAATGTTTGTAAAACTCAACATGGCAAATTTATCATGAAAACGTATGAAAGCAGGAGTATTTCTGCTGCTCCTTGAGGGGGGAAGAAGTCCTTTCATTGGCAGGGTGGGGCATGCTCACTTGCCTTTCtcaagctgcgtttccattacagctgttcgcaaaataaaagcaatattttggcaaagttcaaatgctacTTGCAGGTGTTTTCATTGTACGGTGTTTTCTCGAAAATTCTCGGACATCACGcgagatttcattttgaggaagacGGCCGAAAGTGTTACGCGTCTGCTGACCTCCgtgacgtgtaaatgcgaaaaaagtgtttccattacacgtctgaaaaaccaccgcatgagagcgtaaaaatgttttagtgaTATTTGAGGGATTTTCAAAATATAGGTGTTTCCATGACcagttttttattgcgatatttaggatttgcgcatttctaggggcaatggaaacgcagcttcaGACACCCAGAGGAAGTGTGCcaatatgtgtttttataatatATTAGCACATTATCATTCAAGGACTTATTTTCAATCATCCGCCTGAGTGCCTggaatttgatttttttttatgccacaTCTATTTTGTTGTCAGCGAGCTAAAATATGTGCGGACATAATTCATAATGCAACAAGCTGTGACAAATAATAATCCAGTTTTCTAATTCCCGGAGAGTCTtagtttgcattgtttttttttctgtcgaGGACATCTAtaggagcagaggagggaattCTGGCTCGACTTCACTGACTCCAAAAGGTTCAAACTCCAGCAACAGCATAAAGAACAAAATTACTGTCAGAGCAATGCCTTTCAGCTCGTTCACCCTCATTTGCATGAACCTGATAAAGTCCACAAGctcaaatgtgtttgtctgaggaGAGTTGCAAAATTCTGGGAGTGTTAATGGGAATGAATAGGAATTAAATAACGGGAATAAAACGGAGCTGTAAGGGTTATTTGCTCAGGCTGTATCTACCGTGTCGTATGCAGATAGAGACAAACCTTTTATCATAATCATAAACAGACAAAACCTTtctaacagaatgaaaaaaaacaattcatttgAGTTGAATGTTGTCTGACTTGACTTGTTTAACAAGAGTGAATTAAAAGAGATCAATTAAAACTCCTAAATTAGCAtgttcaaacaaaaaccagcaaaAGGTTTTAACAAGTTAGAAACTGTGTACTTTCCTTTAGGCTTTTATCTCCTAGTTTACCTAATATTCTAAAAATACATCATATATATTTACTTCTCTAATATACACACGTTTTGATTGAGAGCCTGCAGTACTCAGACAATGTGGTATTATGGGCTGCACATGTGAGGGGAGAATGCACTGCGCATTGCAGAGAGATGTGATTTTACAGAATTTGTAATCAATGGTGAAAAATGCTGATAAATGATCTGCATATGTGATGGAGATTGTGAAGCTGAATGCAGTGCATGGTTACAGTTCAGTTAAATGAGCACACTTTtagtattgttgtttttgtgtattaaGTAAGTTCAGTATAAAAAGGCACAATTTTTATCTTCAAATTGTGAAAATTTCCCCAAATTCCTGACATGAACATCCCTTTTTATCAGGAAATTTTCGGTAAGTTTACAAACCTTTTGCAAATTTGTATTTGACAGTAATGTTGTTTTCACACCACTagtgtttgtacagttttgACCTATTCAGAAAATGTAAGGTAgccgatgtgtgtgtgtgttcgtgtgtgcgtTACCTGGTTGCTCTGCTCGATGCGGTACAGCTGCTCTGGCGTACATCGCTCTAGCACCGGTTCCAGGATCTCAAACGGCACTCCGCCCACCTCAGCGATGGCTGAAAGAGCGCAGACACACCGAACAGTCAGGTCTGTGAGGTAGGGCTCGTTTGTTTTAACCACCTTGGGAAAGCAACTGGGTGGTGACCACAGACTACAGAGGTGCATATTGGCTGTCAAGCATTAGTCATGTGATCATGTAGGCATACATTTTAGGGCTTATTTCATGGTAGAAAAGTTTGTGACAACACTGAGGGGCATctacagatgatgatgatgatgatttgttgTTCATGATATAGATAATATACCGCAGCTGCACTCACAGTCGATGTTGTTCTGCAGCACACGGATGCACTGCTCATACAAAGTCATCATCCTGGGCAAGTACGAGGTCTTGGATCCTGAGTAGACCACCATCTTAGAGTTGAATCGCTTCCCTGTGAACCCGGCATCCTCCTCGTCGTTGCAGACAGGAACTGAAAGTAAAGGAGGGAGTGAGAGTCAGGCAGTGCGACGCAGAGCAGGACGGTAGGCACTGCTGGATGAACATTTACAAATAAgctgacaatgacaaagaaacCGTCGAGAAGAACTTGATTACAATTTgcgtgaaaaaaaaattgctgaaCTTCCAGGAAATCACAAACGCAGATTCAGTCCACATGTACACATGGGCTCGCCTCCCTCAGCACATTCACATGCAGACAAGAAACCAGGAAAGAAACCAGGTCACGCAGGTAATCAGAgaacatgtttacatgcacttcAGTAAACACTAAATCTGTACGTCCACAAAGGAGGTCAGTCATCAGATTTCTCCCATACACCTGACCTTGTTCAGGAGGCATGGCTTGTTTATTTCAAGTGGATTTTCCATGGCAGAGAGATTAATCTCAGTACTATTCCCCCCTGCAATATCTGAAACTCATCCACTCAACAATAAGTGCAGATTTTCTCCATATCTGGTTGGTTAGACTTAGATATTGACCTGGAGTGAAACTGTCTATGAAATAGCAGAATGACAAAATATGAGAATATGTTTATGTCCCCTTGATGGTCATCATGGTTTAGAAGAAGAAACTCTGATCTTTCACAAATAAGAGCTAAACTTTTAAAGTGAGGGTTACCTTTCCGTCTCTGAGGGGACAGCGGTGTGACGTCGATGGAGGGCAGAGGTCTGTAATTGGGCTGAATCGCTGGCAGGGGGATTTCAGGAAGAGTTGGACTGGCCTCAACCACCTGCAAACAACATTACATCGACGTCAGCGGGCAGGATCTGCAAACGACTTGTCAAACGACTGttttacaaaattaaaaagcCTTGAGTAACACCTACATGGTTCAACTCACAGATACACAAAGTCAGTGCTGCCTCTGAGTAGCACTGGATAATCATCACAGGTGGAGTCAAGAATGTGGGGGTGTACATAACTAGGTGAACTCCAACAAAGCACCAGCATCTCCAGGATTAGCAAATTCATCAAAAATAATAGCATGATTATATCTGAGAAATTTGGCCATTcattaaaggctttttaattTTTGCAAAGCAGTGTGCCttggtattttttgtttttgctttctttcttattttatgAGGCTGTCGTGTTCGAGGccacaacaaaacagagcttttgTGACACTCGCGACTCAAAATGCATCGTCTTTGAAATCTGCAGGGTACTGCTCTCTGAATGATCTTGGCAGTGAAATAAACCACTGTCTTTGATGAGTACCGATTCATACAGGATCATCTGTAAAGTGATGTGTTTACAGACCATCTAGAGAAGTTgggagaacacacactctgctgctgttcttacCCTCTTGCGTTTTTCCGGCGTCGCTGCAGCTGAACTGGAGCCTGAATGTGGCCTCTTGGTGCTCTGAGTCCCGTTAGCTTTGCTCActttggaggaggatgaggaagaagaggagggcgCAGGCGGAGGGGTTCGTGTGTGATGGGAGGACGACATGGAGGATGAAGAGTGAGAAGGTCGACTGTGTGACGAGGATGACGATGAcggcctcttcttcttcttgacaGACGATGGGGCGTCATATGTGAGAAAAGACTCAAAGGACATGGTGGGAGTCTCGaagtcttcttcctcctccttggATGGAGAGTCCTTTGGCACCCGTGGTCGCCCtggaaacacagaggcaaa of the Chelmon rostratus isolate fCheRos1 chromosome 16, fCheRos1.pri, whole genome shotgun sequence genome contains:
- the eloa gene encoding elongin-A, which encodes MAEELLETVDRLQSRLLENPEPRKLLKTFKRLGELPMTVDILVETGVGKTVNSFRKHEVAGEVAKSLVAKWKKLVPQSAERPANSHVKEASRSHTHSRAPEAGSGGGHRRAREPSPEEEPSYMEEEDEEEEGERGYHTNYSLSPPQHEQYSPPQRGGYQSDEYESPEPEPEPEPEPEPSPPPPRKEVRHPKPNKEPNKNHHHGSHGDRNRDRDEERRQRHAQMSSDRGGGGGGGGSEGKKRSTDRERQQSPVQKSAKHSRKSTTHESKRGEKKKGGDDGRPRVPKDSPSKEEEEDFETPTMSFESFLTYDAPSSVKKKKRPSSSSSSHSRPSHSSSSMSSSHHTRTPPPAPSSSSSSSSKVSKANGTQSTKRPHSGSSSAAATPEKRKRVVEASPTLPEIPLPAIQPNYRPLPSIDVTPLSPQRRKVPVCNDEEDAGFTGKRFNSKMVVYSGSKTSYLPRMMTLYEQCIRVLQNNIDSIAEVGGVPFEILEPVLERCTPEQLYRIEQSNQWFTEESDELWMRHCQRDFKRESPQEYESWREMYLRLHDEREERLRMLTQNISSAHANKPKGRQVKMAFVNSVAKPPRDVRRRQEKFGTIGGSSTAASTAAAAPIKIRPATMDFAGESSRSFSSQHNPSPSSSRSLAPGGGGGGGLGGGGGGPAARDKPQVKKIAPMMAKTIKAFKNRFSRR